One part of the Lachnospiraceae bacterium JLR.KK002 genome encodes these proteins:
- a CDS encoding zinc-binding dehydrogenase, translated as MKARGVRLYGANDIRLEEFELPEIKEDEILVKVVSDSICMSTWKMVQAGKEHKRVPENVAEHPVIIGHEFTGDIVKVGEKWKNQFHEGKKFAQQPAIPGQMESPGYSYEFFGGATTYCIFPNDVIEKGCIWEYDGDSYFEASLAEPMSCCIGGYHSNYHNEHLSYEHKMGTLAGGNILILGGCGPMGLGAVSYGLTFENKPKRIVVTDINDEKIARAKEVVPEAEAREKGVELHYINTANMEDPVAELRAITEGVGYSDVFVYAPVQSIAEMGNRLLSVDGCMNFFAGPTDTQFSASMNLYDCHYARTKIMGSTGGNTNDMKEAIEKSAKGLINSAVMVTHVGGMDSIAETTKNLPAIPGGKKLAYTQFDMPMTAIEDFGKLGEKDPFFKELDECCKRNKGLWSKEAEEMLFEHFGVK; from the coding sequence ATGAAAGCAAGAGGCGTCAGACTTTACGGAGCAAATGATATCAGACTGGAAGAATTTGAACTTCCCGAAATAAAAGAAGATGAAATTCTGGTAAAAGTAGTAAGCGACAGTATCTGCATGTCTACCTGGAAAATGGTGCAGGCAGGAAAGGAACACAAACGGGTGCCGGAGAATGTGGCGGAACATCCGGTTATTATCGGCCATGAATTTACCGGAGATATTGTAAAAGTAGGCGAGAAATGGAAAAATCAGTTTCACGAAGGGAAAAAATTTGCCCAGCAGCCGGCCATTCCCGGACAGATGGAATCACCGGGATACTCCTATGAATTTTTCGGCGGCGCCACAACCTACTGCATTTTTCCCAACGATGTAATCGAAAAGGGATGTATCTGGGAATACGACGGAGACAGCTACTTTGAGGCTTCCCTTGCAGAACCCATGAGCTGCTGTATCGGCGGATATCACAGCAACTACCACAATGAACATCTTTCCTATGAACATAAAATGGGTACCCTGGCCGGAGGAAACATTCTGATTCTGGGCGGCTGCGGCCCCATGGGACTGGGAGCAGTGAGCTATGGCCTTACCTTTGAAAACAAGCCGAAGCGTATTGTGGTGACAGATATCAATGATGAGAAAATTGCCAGAGCAAAAGAAGTGGTTCCGGAAGCAGAAGCCAGAGAAAAGGGCGTGGAACTTCATTACATCAATACTGCAAATATGGAAGACCCTGTTGCAGAGCTTCGCGCCATCACAGAAGGCGTGGGATACAGCGATGTATTCGTCTATGCTCCGGTACAGAGTATCGCAGAGATGGGTAACCGTCTGCTGTCTGTGGATGGCTGCATGAATTTCTTTGCAGGGCCTACGGATACACAGTTTTCCGCAAGCATGAATCTCTATGACTGTCATTATGCCAGAACCAAGATTATGGGTTCCACAGGGGGCAATACCAATGACATGAAGGAGGCCATTGAAAAATCAGCCAAAGGCCTGATTAATTCGGCAGTTATGGTCACACATGTAGGCGGCATGGATTCCATTGCGGAGACGACGAAGAATCTGCCCGCTATCCCCGGCGGAAAAAAACTGGCCTATACCCAGTTTGACATGCCCATGACAGCCATTGAAGATTTCGGAAAACTGGGAGAAAAAGACCCCTTCTTTAAAGAACTGGATGAATGCTGTAAGAGAAATAAGGGGCTCTGGTCAAAAGAAGCGGAAGAGATGCTGTTTGAGCATTTCGGAGTAAAATGA
- a CDS encoding CopG family transcriptional regulator yields the protein MKPLKIKVSITLDEEIINEIKKLAEQDDRSFSQYVNLVLKEYLKEKNSNQGMFQ from the coding sequence ATGAAACCTCTTAAAATAAAAGTAAGTATCACACTTGATGAGGAAATTATAAATGAGATTAAAAAGTTAGCGGAACAGGACGACAGGTCATTTTCACAATACGTTAATCTTGTATTAAAGGAATATTTAAAAGAAAAAAATAGTAATCAAGGGATGTTCCAATAA
- a CDS encoding ImmA/IrrE family metallo-endopeptidase, which yields MREILTEERYNFLKREAHKLLNLSTNNNPFYLAKVLKININICSLKDELKGFILDDSIYINKKLDLYSQKIICAHELGHYILHRNLNAFELFDTDTESITELEANLFAKEIMPQMFSRIDMNEIKYVSDFNKFIENQIRFSEVV from the coding sequence ATGAGGGAGATATTAACAGAAGAACGATATAATTTTTTAAAAAGGGAAGCCCATAAATTACTTAATTTATCAACTAACAATAATCCATTTTACCTTGCTAAGGTATTAAAAATAAACATTAATATATGTTCACTCAAAGATGAGTTGAAAGGATTCATATTAGATGACTCCATTTACATCAACAAGAAACTCGACTTATATTCACAAAAAATCATATGTGCACATGAACTTGGGCACTATATATTACATAGAAATCTTAACGCATTTGAATTATTTGATACTGATACCGAAAGTATCACTGAACTTGAAGCAAATTTATTTGCCAAAGAAATAATGCCACAAATGTTTTCAAGAATAGATATGAATGAAATTAAATACGTTTCTGATTTTAATAAATTCATAGAGAATCAAATCAGATTCTCAGAGGTAGTGTAA
- a CDS encoding fibronectin type III domain-containing protein gives MPINRDLQRLSDIDKSHAIITIGGFAFGNCSKNLVIYGISGSAAETYANKYGITFRLIGSEPSQGDDNTPTELFTATVTLEQDSYVYDGTPKTPAVTVTSGEAVLTPGTDYTVSYSNHINVGTATVTVTAAEGQNRYTGSKTVHFTITSPPDPSGTGGQPGSNEQPGADDQPNTNDQSAPTITCTKTLYKVVYSAKPFKINATSNSSLTFTSSKPKIAAVDRNTGKVTIKNTGTASITIQAGTISKKVTVKVSPKKQSVKSAKAAAGRKLTVKWTKDKMASGYQVQVATDKKFKKNMKSKTLSKTSYTFTKLKTGKKYYVRLRSYKKSGKETLYGPWSNVKSTGKIRK, from the coding sequence TTGCCCATAAACAGAGACTTACAGAGATTATCGGATATAGACAAAAGCCATGCCATAATAACTATTGGTGGCTTTGCTTTTGGAAACTGCAGTAAGAACCTTGTCATCTATGGCATAAGCGGTTCCGCCGCAGAGACCTATGCAAATAAATATGGTATTACTTTCCGCCTGATTGGCAGCGAACCTTCCCAGGGCGATGATAACACCCCAACAGAACTCTTCACAGCCACCGTAACTCTGGAACAGGACAGCTACGTTTATGACGGAACTCCAAAAACCCCGGCAGTCACAGTCACATCCGGAGAGGCCGTACTGACACCTGGTACCGATTATACCGTCTCCTACAGCAACCATATCAATGTGGGAACCGCTACGGTAACGGTGACAGCCGCTGAAGGCCAGAACCGGTACACTGGCAGTAAAACCGTACATTTTACCATTACCAGCCCACCAGATCCCTCCGGTACAGGCGGACAGCCTGGCTCAAATGAGCAGCCTGGTGCAGACGACCAGCCCAATACCAACGACCAGTCTGCTCCCACCATTACCTGTACAAAGACTCTGTACAAGGTTGTGTATAGTGCAAAGCCTTTCAAAATCAACGCCACATCTAACAGCAGTCTGACCTTTACAAGCTCCAAACCGAAGATTGCCGCGGTAGACAGAAACACCGGAAAGGTAACCATCAAAAATACCGGAACTGCCTCCATAACCATCCAGGCAGGAACCATATCCAAAAAAGTGACGGTTAAGGTAAGCCCGAAGAAGCAGTCCGTGAAATCAGCAAAGGCAGCGGCAGGCAGAAAACTGACCGTAAAATGGACAAAGGATAAAATGGCCTCCGGATATCAGGTACAGGTTGCCACGGACAAAAAATTCAAAAAGAATATGAAATCCAAAACCCTGTCCAAAACCTCCTATACTTTCACAAAGCTGAAAACAGGCAAAAAATATTATGTAAGGCTCCGCAGCTATAAAAAATCCGGCAAAGAAACCCTGTATGGCCCGTGGAGCAATGTAAAATCCACTGGCAAAATCAGGAAGTAA
- a CDS encoding DUF6364 family protein, with protein sequence MKPLKIKVSITLDEEIINEIKKLAEQDDRSLSQYINLVLKEFLRDKNNKQE encoded by the coding sequence ATGAAACCTCTTAAAATAAAAGTAAGCATTACGCTTGATGAGGAAATTATAAATGAGATTAAAAAGTTAGCAGAACAGGACGACAGGTCGCTTTCACAATACATTAATCTTGTCTTGAAAGAGTTTTTAAGAGATAAGAATAATAAACAGGAATAA